From Nitratidesulfovibrio vulgaris str. Hildenborough, a single genomic window includes:
- a CDS encoding PA2779 family protein has product MIQNWRMLRHIAMVMVAVMGLLSFVPRVEAAFVPNAGMMAEQRTADVDTIQKALENKMVAERLQALGYSADEVNQRLAMLSDDEVHSVAKQIDALNPGGDGVGIVIAILVVVLLVVLILHFSDRRVVIQ; this is encoded by the coding sequence ATGATCCAGAACTGGCGTATGTTGCGCCACATCGCTATGGTCATGGTGGCCGTCATGGGCCTGCTCAGCTTCGTACCCCGCGTGGAGGCCGCGTTCGTGCCCAACGCCGGGATGATGGCCGAACAGCGCACCGCCGACGTCGACACCATCCAGAAGGCACTCGAGAACAAGATGGTGGCCGAACGCCTGCAGGCCCTCGGCTACAGTGCCGATGAAGTCAACCAGCGCCTTGCCATGCTCTCCGACGACGAAGTCCACAGCGTCGCCAAGCAGATAGACGCCCTCAATCCCGGCGGCGACGGCGTGGGTATCGTCATCGCCATCCTCGTCGTGGTTCTTCTGGTCGTGCTCATCCTGCACTTCTCCGACCGCCGCGTGGTCATCCAGTAA
- a CDS encoding peptidase C39 family protein, protein MTTHTLHGLRALISGLLCCLLATGCMPGPRLPAPDLHRPATSHLIEGLPFHPQETYQCGPASLAGVMNHLGYEVAPDTIADAIFRKDLHGTLSLDLALYPRTVGLKSRFYEGSVADLMAAVDADIPLVVMVDNGVGPVSSYHFMVVAGYAPDAVIVNSGRTRGQRLPWSDFIPTWDRAGRWTLRVERP, encoded by the coding sequence ATGACGACACACACTCTCCACGGCCTCCGGGCCCTCATATCCGGCCTTCTCTGCTGCCTTCTGGCCACGGGTTGCATGCCCGGGCCAAGACTGCCCGCGCCCGACTTGCATCGCCCTGCGACGTCACACCTCATCGAGGGGCTCCCCTTCCATCCGCAAGAGACCTACCAGTGCGGTCCGGCGTCGCTGGCTGGCGTCATGAACCACCTCGGCTACGAGGTCGCACCCGACACCATCGCCGACGCCATCTTCCGCAAGGACCTGCACGGCACACTCTCTCTCGACCTTGCCCTCTATCCGCGCACGGTGGGCCTCAAGAGTCGCTTCTACGAGGGAAGCGTTGCAGACCTCATGGCTGCCGTCGATGCCGACATCCCCCTTGTGGTCATGGTCGACAACGGCGTAGGGCCGGTGAGCAGCTATCATTTCATGGTCGTGGCGGGCTATGCCCCCGACGCCGTCATCGTCAATTCCGGGCGCACCCGGGGGCAGCGTCTGCCATGGAGCGATTTCATCCCCACATGGGACAGGGCGGGCCGCTGGACGCTACGGGTCGAACGCCCCTGA